The Astatotilapia calliptera chromosome 14, fAstCal1.2, whole genome shotgun sequence genome includes a region encoding these proteins:
- the LOC113036437 gene encoding uncharacterized protein C14orf132, whose product MELSLMSAQQFPAVSGAFMDSPYNGNTSLQTSTSNLNAGYSRPSEAEDDGKVSSDTIWLWIAVLATIGNIVVVAVVCACAF is encoded by the exons ATGGAATTATCACTGATGTCTGCACAG CAATTCCCGGCTGTGAGCGGGGCCTTCATGGATTCTCCGTACAACGGCAACACGTCCTTGCAGACGTCCACGTCCAACCTCAACGCTGGCTATTCGCGGCCCTCGGAAGCCGAGGATGACGGCAAAGTGTCCAGTGACACCATTTGGCTGTGGATTGCTGTCCTGGCAACAATTGGCAACATAGTGGTGGTGGCTGTGGTTTGTGCCTGTGCCTTCTGA
- the yif1b gene encoding protein YIF1B isoform X1, which yields MDYTATQSGFRQRKLQPSMRLRNSPGDSPDGSQLFEDTSRAGPGPQAGYRNQQAGPQTAGFPGQTLLSEPMSNLAMAYGSSLASQGREMVDKNLDRFIPISKLKYYFAVDTVYVGKKLGLLVFPYMHENWEVSYQQDTPVAPRFDVNAPDLYIPTMGFITYILVAGLALGTQSRFSPELLGVQASSALVWLIMEVLVVLLSLYLVTVNTDLTTIDLLAFAGYKYVGMIVGLVAGLLFGKPAYYLSLLWCCAAIFVFMIRTLRLKLLSEAAAEGKLVRGARNQLRMYLTMAIAAAQPIFMYWLTFHLVR from the exons ATGGATTATACTGCAACTCAAAGTGGGTTCAGACAGCGTAAGTTAC AGCCCAGTATGCGTCTAAGGAATAGTCCAGGGGACAGTCCAGATGGCAGTCAGCTGTTTGAGGATACGAGCAGAGCTGGGCCTGGACCACAGGCAGGATACAG GAACCAGCAGGCCGGCCCTCAAACTGCAGGATTTCCTGGTCAGACCCTCCTGTCAGAGCCCATGTCCAATCTGGCCATGGCATATGGCAGCTCGCTGGCATCCCAGGGGAGAGAAATGGTTGACAAGAAC CTGGATAGATTCATCCCAATTTCCAAGCTAAAGTACTACTTTGCTGTGGACACAGTGTACGTCGGGAAGAAGCTGGGCCTTCTAGTTTTCCCATATATGCACGAA AACTGGGAGGTGAGCTACCAGCAGGACACTCCTGTGGCTCCGCGCTTTGATGTGAACGCTCCCGATCTTTATATTCCTACCATGGGCTTCATCACATACATCCTGGTGGCCGGACTGGCCCTCGGCACACAGAGCAG GTTTTCACCAGAGCTGCTGGGAGTTCAGGCAAGCTCAGCTTTGGTGTGGTTAATCATGGAAGTCCTGGTGGTCCTCCTGTCGCTCTACCTTGTCACTGTAAACACAGACCTCACCACTATAGACCTGCTGGCCTTTGCTGGCTATAAATATGTTGG GATGATTGTAGGCTTAGTGGCGGGCCTTTTGTTTGGGAAGCCGGCATATTATCTGTCTCTGCTGTGgtgctgtgctgccatctttGTCTTCATG ATACGCACTCTGCGTCTGAAGCTGTtgtcagaagcagcagcagaagggAAGCTAGTGAGAGGAGCCAGAAACCAACTGAGGATGTACCTCACCATGGCTATAGCAGCAGCACAGCCCATTTTCATGTACTGGCTCACTTTCCACCTCGTCAGATAA
- the yif1b gene encoding protein YIF1B isoform X3 — translation MDYTATQKPSMRLRNSPGDSPDGSQLFEDTSRAGPGPQAGYRNQQAGPQTAGFPGQTLLSEPMSNLAMAYGSSLASQGREMVDKNLDRFIPISKLKYYFAVDTVYVGKKLGLLVFPYMHENWEVSYQQDTPVAPRFDVNAPDLYIPTMGFITYILVAGLALGTQSRFSPELLGVQASSALVWLIMEVLVVLLSLYLVTVNTDLTTIDLLAFAGYKYVGMIVGLVAGLLFGKPAYYLSLLWCCAAIFVFMIRTLRLKLLSEAAAEGKLVRGARNQLRMYLTMAIAAAQPIFMYWLTFHLVR, via the exons ATGGATTATACTGCAACTCAAA AGCCCAGTATGCGTCTAAGGAATAGTCCAGGGGACAGTCCAGATGGCAGTCAGCTGTTTGAGGATACGAGCAGAGCTGGGCCTGGACCACAGGCAGGATACAG GAACCAGCAGGCCGGCCCTCAAACTGCAGGATTTCCTGGTCAGACCCTCCTGTCAGAGCCCATGTCCAATCTGGCCATGGCATATGGCAGCTCGCTGGCATCCCAGGGGAGAGAAATGGTTGACAAGAAC CTGGATAGATTCATCCCAATTTCCAAGCTAAAGTACTACTTTGCTGTGGACACAGTGTACGTCGGGAAGAAGCTGGGCCTTCTAGTTTTCCCATATATGCACGAA AACTGGGAGGTGAGCTACCAGCAGGACACTCCTGTGGCTCCGCGCTTTGATGTGAACGCTCCCGATCTTTATATTCCTACCATGGGCTTCATCACATACATCCTGGTGGCCGGACTGGCCCTCGGCACACAGAGCAG GTTTTCACCAGAGCTGCTGGGAGTTCAGGCAAGCTCAGCTTTGGTGTGGTTAATCATGGAAGTCCTGGTGGTCCTCCTGTCGCTCTACCTTGTCACTGTAAACACAGACCTCACCACTATAGACCTGCTGGCCTTTGCTGGCTATAAATATGTTGG GATGATTGTAGGCTTAGTGGCGGGCCTTTTGTTTGGGAAGCCGGCATATTATCTGTCTCTGCTGTGgtgctgtgctgccatctttGTCTTCATG ATACGCACTCTGCGTCTGAAGCTGTtgtcagaagcagcagcagaagggAAGCTAGTGAGAGGAGCCAGAAACCAACTGAGGATGTACCTCACCATGGCTATAGCAGCAGCACAGCCCATTTTCATGTACTGGCTCACTTTCCACCTCGTCAGATAA
- the yif1b gene encoding protein YIF1B isoform X2, whose amino-acid sequence MDYTATQSGFRQQPSMRLRNSPGDSPDGSQLFEDTSRAGPGPQAGYRNQQAGPQTAGFPGQTLLSEPMSNLAMAYGSSLASQGREMVDKNLDRFIPISKLKYYFAVDTVYVGKKLGLLVFPYMHENWEVSYQQDTPVAPRFDVNAPDLYIPTMGFITYILVAGLALGTQSRFSPELLGVQASSALVWLIMEVLVVLLSLYLVTVNTDLTTIDLLAFAGYKYVGMIVGLVAGLLFGKPAYYLSLLWCCAAIFVFMIRTLRLKLLSEAAAEGKLVRGARNQLRMYLTMAIAAAQPIFMYWLTFHLVR is encoded by the exons ATGGATTATACTGCAACTCAAAGTGGGTTCAGACAGC AGCCCAGTATGCGTCTAAGGAATAGTCCAGGGGACAGTCCAGATGGCAGTCAGCTGTTTGAGGATACGAGCAGAGCTGGGCCTGGACCACAGGCAGGATACAG GAACCAGCAGGCCGGCCCTCAAACTGCAGGATTTCCTGGTCAGACCCTCCTGTCAGAGCCCATGTCCAATCTGGCCATGGCATATGGCAGCTCGCTGGCATCCCAGGGGAGAGAAATGGTTGACAAGAAC CTGGATAGATTCATCCCAATTTCCAAGCTAAAGTACTACTTTGCTGTGGACACAGTGTACGTCGGGAAGAAGCTGGGCCTTCTAGTTTTCCCATATATGCACGAA AACTGGGAGGTGAGCTACCAGCAGGACACTCCTGTGGCTCCGCGCTTTGATGTGAACGCTCCCGATCTTTATATTCCTACCATGGGCTTCATCACATACATCCTGGTGGCCGGACTGGCCCTCGGCACACAGAGCAG GTTTTCACCAGAGCTGCTGGGAGTTCAGGCAAGCTCAGCTTTGGTGTGGTTAATCATGGAAGTCCTGGTGGTCCTCCTGTCGCTCTACCTTGTCACTGTAAACACAGACCTCACCACTATAGACCTGCTGGCCTTTGCTGGCTATAAATATGTTGG GATGATTGTAGGCTTAGTGGCGGGCCTTTTGTTTGGGAAGCCGGCATATTATCTGTCTCTGCTGTGgtgctgtgctgccatctttGTCTTCATG ATACGCACTCTGCGTCTGAAGCTGTtgtcagaagcagcagcagaagggAAGCTAGTGAGAGGAGCCAGAAACCAACTGAGGATGTACCTCACCATGGCTATAGCAGCAGCACAGCCCATTTTCATGTACTGGCTCACTTTCCACCTCGTCAGATAA
- the yif1b gene encoding protein YIF1B isoform X4: protein MRLRNSPGDSPDGSQLFEDTSRAGPGPQAGYRNQQAGPQTAGFPGQTLLSEPMSNLAMAYGSSLASQGREMVDKNLDRFIPISKLKYYFAVDTVYVGKKLGLLVFPYMHENWEVSYQQDTPVAPRFDVNAPDLYIPTMGFITYILVAGLALGTQSRFSPELLGVQASSALVWLIMEVLVVLLSLYLVTVNTDLTTIDLLAFAGYKYVGMIVGLVAGLLFGKPAYYLSLLWCCAAIFVFMIRTLRLKLLSEAAAEGKLVRGARNQLRMYLTMAIAAAQPIFMYWLTFHLVR from the exons ATGCGTCTAAGGAATAGTCCAGGGGACAGTCCAGATGGCAGTCAGCTGTTTGAGGATACGAGCAGAGCTGGGCCTGGACCACAGGCAGGATACAG GAACCAGCAGGCCGGCCCTCAAACTGCAGGATTTCCTGGTCAGACCCTCCTGTCAGAGCCCATGTCCAATCTGGCCATGGCATATGGCAGCTCGCTGGCATCCCAGGGGAGAGAAATGGTTGACAAGAAC CTGGATAGATTCATCCCAATTTCCAAGCTAAAGTACTACTTTGCTGTGGACACAGTGTACGTCGGGAAGAAGCTGGGCCTTCTAGTTTTCCCATATATGCACGAA AACTGGGAGGTGAGCTACCAGCAGGACACTCCTGTGGCTCCGCGCTTTGATGTGAACGCTCCCGATCTTTATATTCCTACCATGGGCTTCATCACATACATCCTGGTGGCCGGACTGGCCCTCGGCACACAGAGCAG GTTTTCACCAGAGCTGCTGGGAGTTCAGGCAAGCTCAGCTTTGGTGTGGTTAATCATGGAAGTCCTGGTGGTCCTCCTGTCGCTCTACCTTGTCACTGTAAACACAGACCTCACCACTATAGACCTGCTGGCCTTTGCTGGCTATAAATATGTTGG GATGATTGTAGGCTTAGTGGCGGGCCTTTTGTTTGGGAAGCCGGCATATTATCTGTCTCTGCTGTGgtgctgtgctgccatctttGTCTTCATG ATACGCACTCTGCGTCTGAAGCTGTtgtcagaagcagcagcagaagggAAGCTAGTGAGAGGAGCCAGAAACCAACTGAGGATGTACCTCACCATGGCTATAGCAGCAGCACAGCCCATTTTCATGTACTGGCTCACTTTCCACCTCGTCAGATAA